In one Nicotiana tomentosiformis chromosome 6, ASM39032v3, whole genome shotgun sequence genomic region, the following are encoded:
- the LOC104087293 gene encoding folate-biopterin transporter 1, chloroplastic-like, with product MSVAVEMSETTVERDNDAEPLLDSIDRKEDLLTTTVEEDSSSSNKIGPHGNKYSISLVRCFGVDLTPDNIAIAMVYFVQGILGLSDLAVSFYLKDNLHLDPAETAVISGFSSFPWLIKPLYGFVSDSFPLFGYRRRSYLVLSGLLGALSWFFMATFVDSKYGAAFCILIGSLSVAFSDVVVDSMVVERARGESQSMSGSLQSLCWGSSAFGGIVSSYFSGSLVDSYGVRSVFGVTALLPLITSAVSVLVKEEPVHGPARGLSLGNGFFESSKSSIFQLWGAVKQPNVLLPTLFIFLFQATPQSGSAMFYFITNKLGFTPEFLGRIKLVTSVASLIGVALYNSFLKKVPLRKIFLVTAIIGSALGMTQVLLVTGLNRQFGISDEWFSIGDSLILSVLGQAFFMPVLVLAARICPLGMEATFFATLMSIANGGSTLGGLLGAGLTQMFGVTKDRFDNLALLIIVCNLSSLLPLPLLRLLPQDVPDSEENTGIEMISS from the exons ATGTCAGTCGCAGTCGAAATGTCGGAAACCACCGTCGAACGAGACAACGACGCCGAACCGTTGCTTGATTCTATAGATC GAAAGGAGGATCTTCTGACAACCACTGTCGAGGAAGATTCTAGTTCATCCAATAAAATTGGCCCTCATGGGAACAAATATTCTATTAGTTTAGTCAGATGCTTTGGGGTGGACCTAACCCCAGATAACATTGCAATTGCCATGGTATATTTTGTTCAAGGTATCTTAGGCCTTTCAGATCTTGCTGTTAGCTTTTATTTGAAGGACAACCTGCATCTAGACCCTGCAGAG ACAGCTGTGATATCTGGTTTCTCATCATTTCCATGGCTTATCAAGCCCTTATATGGATTCGTCAG TGATTCCTTCCCACTCTTTGGTTACCGAAGAAGATCGTACTTGGTATTATCAGGACTCCTTGGCGCACTCTCATGGTTTTTTATGGCCACCTTTGTTGACAGCAAGTACGGTGCTGCTTTCTGCATACTTATTGGTTCTCTTTCTGTTGCTTTCTCAGATGTT GTCGTAGACTCCATGGTTGTTGAGCGGGCACGTGGTGAGTCTCAAAGCATGTCAGGATCTCTTCAGTCACTATGCTGGGGTTCTTCAGCATTTGGGGGAATTGTCAGTTCTTACTTCAGTGGCTCCCTTGTGGATTCTTATGGTGTGAG GTCCGTTTTTGGTGTAACAGCATTACTTCCGTTGATAACATCTGCAGTATCTGTACTTGTGAAAGAGGAGCCTGTACATGGCCCAGCAAGAGGTCTTTCTTTAGGCAATGGCTTCTTTGAGAGTTCAAAAAGTAGCATTTTCCAGTTATGGGGAGCTGTTAAGCAGCCTAATGTTCTTCTTCCCACGCTATTTATTTTCCTATTTCAGGCAACACCACAGTCAGGTTCTGCTATGTTTTATTTCAT AACAAATAAACTTGGTTTCACACCAGAATTCTTAGGCCGCATTAAGCTGGTTACTTCAGTTGCATCACTGATTGGTGTTGCACTGTATAACAGTTTCTTAAAGAAAGTTCCTTTAAGGAAAATATTCCTTGTGACGGCTATTATTGGTTCAGCTCTTGGGATGACTCAG GTTCTACTGGTAACCGGATTGAACCGGCAGTTTGGCATTAGTGATGAGTGGTTTTCAATTGGAGATTCGTTGATCCTATCTGTTCTTGGTCAG GCTTTTTTCATGCCTGTTCTTGTATTAGCTGCAAGAATATGTCCACTGGGAATGGAAGCAACTTTCTTTGCAACCCTTATGTCCATAGCCAATGGGGGAAGTACCCTTGGGGGCCTACTTGGTGCAGGTCTAACTCAGATGTTTGGAGTCACCAAGGACAGATTTGACAACTTGGCTCTCCTAATAATTGTCTGCAACCTCAGCTCTCTGTTGCCTTTACCACTACTTCGCCTCCTTCCTCAAGATGTACCTGATTCAGAGGAGAATACTGGTATTGAGATGATATCGTCTTAA